A single region of the Populus nigra chromosome 2, ddPopNigr1.1, whole genome shotgun sequence genome encodes:
- the LOC133681506 gene encoding protein DETOXIFICATION 35-like, with amino-acid sequence MKSTTPLLQLNNGSSSSSPLPAPAAPQEAEAEGDYSPAASKTFKDFIKFVFWKETVKLWKIGGPIAITLLCQYGTNTLTSIFIGHLGNLQLSAVSVSLSVIMTFAYGFLLGMGSALETLCGQAFGAGQVHMLGVYLQRSAIILFVSCVVLLPIYIFSAPILKAIGQEDDLSDLAGKFTIVGIPNLFSLAIYFPTQKFLQAQRKVGVLAWIAFSTLLLHAFWLWLFIYKLGWGTTGAAIAIDLSGWSIALAQAVYVMGWCKEGWRGFSWAAFEDIWSFVTLSLASAVMLCLELWYMMSIVILTGHLSSAVIAVGALTICLNINGIELMFFLGINAAISVRVSNELGLGHPRAAKYSVMVTVSQSLVIGLILMAVVLIAKDYFAYIFTSNKEMQVATSKLAFILAITMVLNSVQPVISGVAIGGGWQALVAYINIGCYYVIGLPLGYLLGYRANLGVQGVWGGMLGGTALQTLLLLIVLYKTNWKKEVAETAKRMRKWGGQDLNNNDDHIAANGA; translated from the exons atGAAGAGCACGACACCACTTCTGCAGCTCAATAATGGATCTTCGTCGTCGTCACCATTACCTGCACCAGCAGCACCAcaagaagcagaagcagaaggaGACTACTCACCTGCAGCTTCCAAGACTTTCAAAGACTTTATCAAGTTCGTATTTTGGAAAGAGACTGTTAAGTTATGGAAGATTGGCGGTCCTATTGCCATCACTCTACTCTGTCAGTATGGTACCAACACTTTAACCTCTATCTTTATTGGCCATCTTGGAAACTTGCAACTCTCTGCCGTTTCTGTTTCCCTCTCTGTCATCATGACCTTCGCTTACGGCTTCCTTCTTGGTATGGGCAGTGCCCTCGAGACCCTCTGTGGTCAAGCTTTTGGTGCTGGTCAAGTTCATATGCTCGGTGTTTACTTGCAAAGATCAGCCATCATCTTATTCGTCAGTTGTGTCGTCCTCTTGCCCATTTACATTTTTTCCGCTCCTATCCTGAAAGCCATTGGCCAAGAAGATGATCTTTCTGACCTTGCCGGAAAATTCACCATCGTGGGCATACCTAATTTGTTTTCACTGGCTATCTATTTCCCTACCCAAAAGTTCCTTCAAGCTCAACGCAAGGTTGGAGTACTTGCCTGGATTGCCTTTTCGACTCTCCTTCTACACGCTTTTTGGCTTTGGCTCTTCATCTATAAGCTTGGTTGGGGTACCACTGGCGCAGCAATCGCTATAGACCTTAGTGGATGGTCAATTGCTCTGGCTCAAGCTGTGTACGTGATGGGCTGGTGTAAGGAAGGATGGCGTGGGTTTTCCTGGGCTGCATTTGAGGATATTTGGTCCTTTGTCACCCTCTCACTTGCTTCAGCTGTCATGCTTTGCCTGGAGCTCTGGTATATGATGAGTATTGTTATTCTCACTGGACATCTTAGTAGCGCAGTCATTGCTGTCGGTGCCCTTACCATCTG CTTGAATATCAATGGCATTGAActaatgtttttccttggaATAAATGCTGCTATaag cgTTCGTGTCTCGAATGAGCTTGGATTGGGGCATCCAAGAGCTGCAAAATACTCGGTCATGGTGACTGTGTCCCAGTCACTTGTGATTGGGCTCATTCTGATGGCTGTTGTGTTGATAGCCAAGGACTATTTTGCCTACATCTTCACAAGCAACAAAGAGATGCAAGTAGCAACCTCCAAACTAGCATTCATTCTAGCCATCACCATGGTTCTTAACAGTGTCCAGCCAGTGATATCAG GTGTTGCTATCGGTGGGGGGTGGCAAGCATTAGTGGCCTATATCAACATTGGTTGTTATTATGTTATTGGGCTCCCCCTTGGTTACCTGCTTGGATACAGAGCAAATCTGGGAGTCCAG GGAGTATGGGGTGGCATGCTGGGCGGAACTGCTTTGCAGACCTTGCTGCTCTTGATTGTGCTCTACAAAACCAACTGGAAAAAGGAG gTTGCAGAAACAGCAAAACGCATGAGGAAGTGGGGTGGCCAGGATCTCAACAATAATGATGATCATATAGCTGCTAACGGAGCGTGA